A section of the Humulus lupulus chromosome 2, drHumLupu1.1, whole genome shotgun sequence genome encodes:
- the LOC133815203 gene encoding protein FAR1-RELATED SEQUENCE 5-like, with amino-acid sequence MLKITLNKYIKAIRDSNIDILNAFHALQGDITDIDLSSNPHWEEILGSLQLYKPVAEIDTTDIRGKDMETLDKWEDFYKTYAKWVGFDFRIDDTKYRDDIISICRILRMKDTNLWRCKEFVAPHNHDLVIPSQMHFLHSNCEVPEAMASQVMSMKICGIKPSLAVTPMALQSGGYDNLSFQLRDVYNKVSTLRKLDNLSSESEGVLSFLDDLSTKDPNIYVEYKLDEQNRLANLFWVDGVSRREYMLFGEVIAFESMYKMNKYNKPLAIVVGVNQHFETCVFECALIVDETEDTL; translated from the exons ATGCTTAAGATTACACTAAACAAATATATAAAAGCAATTAGGGATTCAAATATTGACATCTTAAATGCTTTTCATGCATTGCAAGGAGATATAACAGACATTGATTTATCCTCCAATCCTCATTGGGAAGAAATTCTTGGCTCCCTTCAACTATACAAACCAGTAGCCGAAATAGATACTACTGATATTAGGGGCAAGGACATGGAGACTCTAGATAAATGGGAGGATTTCTACAAGACTTACGCAAAGTGGGTTGGATTTGATTTTAGGATTGATGACACCAAATACAGGGACGACATTATTAGCATCTGCCG AATCCTTCGAATGAAAGATACAAACCTTTGGCGGTGTAAGGAATTTGTTGCACCTCATAATCATGATTTGGTGATCCCATCACAAATGCATTTCTTGCATTCAAACTGTGAGGTTCCAGAAGCAATGGCTTCCCAAGTAATGAGCATGAAAATATGTGGGATAAAACCTAGTTTAGCAGTAACACCCATGGCTTTACAATCAGGTGGGTACGACAATCTTTCTTTTCAACTAAGAGATGTGTACAACAAAGTTTCCACTTTAAGAAAACTAGATAACCTATCAAGTGAATCAGAGGGTGTGTTGTCTTTCTTGGACGACCTATCAACAAAGGATCCCAATATATATGTTGAGTACAAGTTAGATGAGCAAAATCGCTTGGCAAATCTTTTCTGGGTTGATGGAGTGAGTAGAAGGGAATACATGCTATTTGGTGAGGTCATTGCATTCGAATCAATGTACAAGATGAACAAGTATAATAAGCCATTGGCAATCGTTGTTGGCGTCAATCAACATTTTGAGACTTGTGTGTTTGAGTGCGCATTGATAGTTGATGAGACAGAGGACACCTTGTAA